The Bacteroidales bacterium genomic sequence GAGAACATAAGCAGATTAAGCCATTTTGAAATATCGGTATTGGCTGCAGAGGCAAGAGAGAGTTCCGGGGCACCATAGGAATAGGTAGACATCTTCATGTCAAGTAGTGTGGTAACACCACCCATAATAAGGGGCATACCCGGATTTTTCAAATGACACAATACGGTAGCAAGAAGGGTTTCAGTAAGCGATTGAACCAGCATACCTGCCAGCGTAGCCGGAGCAGTTGCACCTGAACTCGGACATGGAGTATACATGGCCGGAATTTTCTTTTCCGCTGCAAAAAGTAGTTTCTCAACAGCAGTGCGGTCGTTCTTCAGCGGAGAAATGGGCTCAATGTAGGCCACAAAAAGCGGATTCAGCCTGAATTCTTCCTCTCCGCCCTGAATAAGACAACCCATTTTCCAGAGATCTTCCAGTCCTTCTCCGTCTACACTTGTCAATACCATTGGCTTGGTACATCCTTCCAGCATTGCCATAAACTGATGCCTGTCATAGGTCTGCGGATTAGGTGCATCACCTACAATGCCATGCGACATGAAAAAATCATAATTGGATAAGGCATCCACCAACTTTGCAGCATTGTTGATATCGTTCCACCTGGTCCTTCTTCGTTCTCCTGTTTCCCGGTCGTAAGTAAAAGGAAGATCGGAACCTGTGCCAAAAGCTACGGTATCTTTTTGCAAATGGAGCGAACGATTGCCGCTTCTTCCTTTTAATGTAATCTTCCGGGGATAGAAATTAAGTGCTTCTTCCACCATGGTAGTAGGTATACGCACATTGTTCTCCCTGACAACGGCAT encodes the following:
- a CDS encoding trimethylamine methyltransferase family protein; protein product: MKMNQQINKSTRFRVLSEDQIEQIFYSALEVLEHTGGNVYEEEALELFRNSNAVVRENNVRIPTTMVEEALNFYPRKITLKGRSGNRSLHLQKDTVAFGTGSDLPFTYDRETGERRRTRWNDINNAAKLVDALSNYDFFMSHGIVGDAPNPQTYDRHQFMAMLEGCTKPMVLTSVDGEGLEDLWKMGCLIQGGEEEFRLNPLFVAYIEPISPLKNDRTAVEKLLFAAEKKIPAMYTPCPSSGATAPATLAGMLVQSLTETLLATVLCHLKNPGMPLIMGGVTTLLDMKMSTYSYGAPELSLASAANTDISKWLNLLMFSTGGCSDSKVLDEQAAAEQMMNLFYSYLSGANLVHDVGYIDHGTNASLESLVLNQEMMGMVKQFGKGINTDDEHLALELIEKQGPGGEYVTTDHTFEHWKEWFRPELQYRGDYETWKKDGSKTMSDRINERTQHLLDTYEPEPIEDKLKKELQKIVEDADKRHS